In a genomic window of Besnoitia besnoiti strain Bb-Ger1 chromosome XI, whole genome shotgun sequence:
- a CDS encoding hypothetical protein (encoded by transcript BESB_020320), whose product MATPAAGADPRGEQAGEYPRVAPLSSSQSSGPAPSAPPAGAPLAPAASTWLVAAVVLLLTLPVGTLLDGLFLTPGARTPGGAPLSGASPGLWDRLFTPDNPLPSNLADFLSYQLQHLPGFHIVAVDYQPALFFRALGKLLDVLCWASLALVVFIRPICAFFGWTAPVAERRAGEQPRLPDWAEALETNRVTAIISAFFGAQVLRSLLIPSNAFEIHFGQNLLWSTLQNGRMPNGRDILRGLEALGVRVADPM is encoded by the exons ATGGCGACccccgcagcgggcgccgaccctcgcggcgagcaggcggGCGAATACCCGAGGGTCGCTCCGCTGTCCTCGTCGCAGTCGAGCggtcctgcgccttctgcgccgcctgcaggggCCCCGTtggcgcccgcagcgtcgacgtggctcgtcgccgccgtggTGCTTCTGCTGACGCTGCCTGTCGGAACTCTGCTGGACGGCCTCTTCTTGAcgcccggcgcgcgcacacctggtggcgcgccgctgtcgggGGCCTCGCCGGGGCTGTGGGACCGTCTCTTCACGCCAGACAATCCCCTGCCTAGCAAC TTGGCTGACTTCTTGAGTTACCAACTGCAGCACCTGCCAGGGTTCCACATTGTCGCTGTCGACTACCAGCCTGCCTTGttcttccgcgcgctcggCAAGCTGCTCGACGTCCTCTGCTGGGCTtccctcgcgctcgtcgtcttcatccGACCAATCTGCGCCTTCTTTGGCTGGActgcgccggtcgcggagcggcgcgcaggcgagcagccgcggctgcccgactgggcggaggcgctggagaccAACCGCGTGACAGCCATCatctctgccttcttcggcgcacAGGTCCTCAGGTCGCTGCTGATTCCCAGCAACGCCTTCGAGATCCACTTCGGGCAGAACTTGCTGTGGTCAACGCTGCAAAACGGGCGCATGCCCAACGGCCGCGACATCCTTCGCGGTCTCGAGGCCCtgggcgtccgcgtcgccgacccCATGTAA